In one window of Candidatus Zixiibacteriota bacterium DNA:
- a CDS encoding cytochrome c3 family protein, whose amino-acid sequence MIISTIRSVKAVRPLFIRGEGAIKTRRYPTALSVYLLAVYLVICLVSPAGAQVQKGKRFSSKSNCVDCHPVDEFKGTDKHRPFQREECLSCHKPHGLVGMLRLVKEGAELCYTCHDSTALGMGKSNIHQPAHKGKCTVCHNPHAGEGKGMLSSVSPELCFTCHNRIEFEQNHLHKPMEKGCFSCHEIHGSDYKYLLKKDEQTLCSDCHDSKAGNFTKAHAGYPIQPSSCLRCHTAHSSNQKGLLTASVHQPMLGGGCESCHNSPGSDKPFATMEAGSKLCLTCHDGANMTGSDIHAPVSAGECLTCHDPHGSKQKALLAQPPNELCLGCHDDIRPQLAMASRHKPAGENCTLCHSGHGQVKTGLIVKDEKTLCLDCHQKEKDMLALPDSHPPFAEGLCMTCHVPHGSAYDKLTKTNRSDLCGICHEKSREWLAQKNVHLPLKAGKCNDCHLPHASTQKSLLKEERNALCLTCHSTMLNVAADMKLHPPFSEHTCDPCHVPHASDVPGLLSEQQANICGACHDGIPGDTTTMVSKHQPVAEGKCTACHQPHMSQLKGLLLDRPDRLCLSCHVDLQKQMASGIVHPPAKEGECLGCHKPHSSTFASLLTENIPQQCLACHEGEDQAFKEKHLNLSGSRIDCRKCHNPHVSVTAGLIQSQVHAPFKDGMCDACHEPVPQEKKP is encoded by the coding sequence ATGATTATTAGTACCATCCGTTCAGTAAAGGCAGTGCGACCTCTCTTCATCAGAGGTGAGGGAGCTATAAAGACGCGAAGATATCCCACGGCTCTGTCTGTTTATTTATTGGCAGTCTATCTGGTGATCTGTCTGGTTTCCCCGGCCGGCGCGCAGGTGCAAAAGGGCAAACGGTTCTCCTCGAAAAGCAACTGCGTTGATTGTCATCCGGTCGATGAATTCAAGGGTACCGACAAGCATCGGCCGTTTCAGCGCGAAGAATGCCTGTCCTGTCATAAGCCTCACGGTCTGGTGGGGATGCTGCGTCTGGTCAAGGAAGGGGCCGAACTCTGTTACACATGCCATGATTCGACAGCCCTCGGAATGGGGAAAAGCAATATTCATCAGCCGGCCCACAAAGGCAAATGTACTGTCTGCCATAATCCTCATGCCGGCGAGGGAAAAGGGATGCTGTCTTCCGTTTCACCGGAGCTCTGTTTTACCTGTCATAATCGAATCGAGTTTGAACAGAATCACTTGCATAAGCCCATGGAAAAGGGATGTTTTTCCTGCCACGAAATTCACGGCAGCGACTACAAATATTTATTGAAGAAAGATGAACAGACGCTCTGCAGCGACTGCCATGATTCCAAAGCTGGCAATTTTACGAAGGCACATGCCGGCTATCCGATCCAGCCATCTTCCTGCCTGCGCTGCCATACGGCCCATTCATCCAATCAGAAGGGTCTCCTGACGGCATCGGTGCACCAACCGATGCTCGGCGGCGGCTGTGAGAGCTGTCATAATTCCCCGGGAAGCGACAAACCGTTCGCGACCATGGAAGCGGGCAGCAAATTATGCCTGACATGTCACGATGGTGCCAATATGACCGGGTCCGATATACATGCTCCGGTATCGGCGGGCGAATGCCTGACCTGTCATGATCCCCACGGTTCCAAACAAAAGGCGCTTCTGGCGCAGCCTCCCAATGAACTATGTCTGGGTTGCCATGATGATATCAGGCCCCAGTTGGCCATGGCGTCGCGTCACAAACCAGCCGGAGAGAATTGCACGCTCTGCCACAGCGGCCACGGGCAGGTCAAGACCGGGCTGATCGTTAAGGATGAGAAGACGCTTTGCCTTGATTGCCATCAGAAAGAAAAGGATATGCTGGCGTTGCCCGATTCGCATCCTCCTTTCGCCGAGGGCCTCTGTATGACCTGCCATGTTCCGCACGGTTCAGCTTATGACAAGCTGACAAAAACCAACCGCAGTGACCTGTGCGGAATATGTCATGAGAAATCAAGAGAATGGCTGGCGCAGAAGAATGTGCATCTTCCGCTCAAAGCCGGCAAATGCAATGATTGTCACCTGCCCCATGCATCGACCCAGAAATCACTTCTGAAGGAGGAACGAAACGCCCTGTGTCTGACCTGCCATTCAACCATGCTTAATGTCGCCGCCGATATGAAACTTCATCCACCTTTCAGTGAACATACCTGTGATCCCTGTCATGTACCGCATGCCTCTGATGTTCCCGGTCTGCTGAGCGAGCAACAGGCGAATATCTGCGGCGCTTGCCATGACGGCATCCCCGGAGATACCACGACTATGGTAAGTAAGCATCAACCCGTTGCAGAGGGGAAATGCACCGCGTGTCATCAGCCGCATATGTCGCAGTTGAAAGGACTTCTGCTCGACAGACCGGATCGCCTATGTCTCTCATGCCATGTGGATTTGCAAAAACAGATGGCTTCGGGGATTGTTCATCCCCCGGCCAAAGAAGGCGAATGTCTGGGATGCCACAAGCCACATTCAAGTACTTTTGCCTCTCTTCTGACAGAAAATATTCCTCAGCAGTGTCTGGCCTGCCACGAAGGAGAAGATCAGGCGTTTAAAGAAAAGCATCTGAATTTGAGCGGCAGCCGGATCGATTGCCGTAAGTGTCATAATCCGCATGTTTCTGTCACCGCCGGCTTGATTCAATCACAGGTACATGCGCCATTCAAGGACGGCATGTGCGACGCCTGCCACGAACCGGTGCCGCAGGAGAAGAAGCCATGA
- a CDS encoding cytochrome c3 family protein — protein sequence MKMRVIILLTLALLPAGRAGTSPVKVNEPSVCFACHDTIEALNKMRHLHTAFKQGICSACHNPHASKHAALINDDIKTLCLSCHENVKQEVHKASVHQPALDGDCTTCHDPHASEQKNQLKQKMLSLCTQCHTAVAGWATQAVVHSPVKAENCQICHSPHGSDNENLLTHAVPNLCFSCHKQDAPFAAAHKGYDLSKANCITCHDPHSSERPKLLMANQHAPFKAGQCVSCHTAGAGSAFALVSELKTLCLKCHKQIQENMDLPYRHNLTDERSCLNCHNPHAAPASPLLAAGQKDLCFRCHFKGENYKDKSREQYVTHSGMDCSNCHTPHGGDNAKYLKSVGEDLCRGCHPSAHKGSHPMGGDVIDPRTNTTLVCTGCHELHGADFKPYLPLNPARELCLQCHKK from the coding sequence ATGAAGATGCGAGTAATAATTTTATTGACTCTGGCGCTTCTTCCGGCAGGCCGGGCGGGCACGTCACCAGTTAAAGTCAATGAGCCGAGTGTCTGTTTTGCCTGTCATGACACGATTGAGGCTTTAAATAAGATGAGACATCTGCATACAGCGTTTAAGCAGGGGATCTGCTCGGCCTGTCACAATCCGCATGCCTCCAAACATGCCGCTCTGATAAACGACGATATTAAGACACTCTGTCTTTCCTGCCATGAGAATGTCAAACAGGAGGTGCATAAAGCATCAGTTCATCAACCGGCGCTTGACGGCGACTGCACGACCTGCCATGACCCGCATGCCTCGGAACAGAAAAATCAGTTGAAGCAGAAGATGCTTTCGCTATGCACCCAGTGCCATACCGCGGTCGCCGGGTGGGCGACTCAGGCGGTGGTTCATTCGCCGGTCAAAGCAGAGAATTGCCAGATTTGCCACTCTCCGCATGGTTCCGACAACGAGAATTTGCTGACTCATGCCGTACCCAACCTCTGTTTCTCCTGCCATAAACAGGATGCTCCCTTTGCTGCCGCCCATAAAGGATATGATCTTTCGAAGGCCAATTGTATAACCTGTCACGATCCTCATTCATCGGAGCGACCGAAACTTCTGATGGCCAATCAGCACGCACCTTTCAAGGCGGGACAATGTGTCAGCTGTCACACCGCCGGCGCCGGTTCGGCCTTTGCATTGGTGAGTGAGTTGAAAACACTGTGTCTGAAATGCCACAAGCAGATTCAGGAAAATATGGATCTTCCCTACCGTCACAATTTGACCGACGAGCGCTCCTGTCTTAATTGCCATAATCCGCACGCCGCGCCGGCTTCTCCCCTTCTGGCGGCCGGGCAAAAAGACCTGTGTTTTCGCTGCCATTTCAAGGGTGAGAATTATAAAGACAAAAGCCGCGAGCAGTATGTTACACACAGCGGTATGGATTGCTCGAATTGCCACACCCCTCACGGCGGCGATAATGCCAAATATCTCAAGAGTGTCGGCGAGGATCTATGCCGCGGCTGTCATCCGAGTGCACATAAAGGGTCGCATCCAATGGGCGGCGATGTTATCGATCCGCGAACCAATACCACTCTGGTCTGCACCGGTTGTCATGAGCTTCACGGGGCTGATTTCAAACCATATTTGCCCCTGAATCCGGCGCGCGAGTTGTGTCTCCAGTGCCATAAAAAATAG
- a CDS encoding cytochrome c3 family protein translates to MPPRPGVIIPIILALGLAIEFFPARTGPNGTPGHAQIACAGCHEMLAQVNDEGYSFGIIEQRCRSCHMIIDEKNENFRLSFHSNRARRCLDCHIFHNSAELKAAGKEFTFQYTNTNLQNICGTCHGADKNLSNLSAGHREAAKLYHSDYQYLSFLSPSEACLLCHAKGAMVDRNLTNISEVPSFGRHQGHPLGVPVVANAGDGGYTVRAEIDPRLQLFNGRIECQTCHSLTSSNQALTAAFNDASELCTGCHMRSRQGR, encoded by the coding sequence ATGCCCCCCAGACCCGGCGTTATTATTCCGATTATTCTTGCTCTGGGGCTCGCGATCGAATTTTTCCCCGCCCGGACCGGCCCGAACGGCACTCCCGGTCACGCGCAAATCGCCTGCGCCGGTTGCCATGAAATGCTGGCACAGGTCAATGATGAAGGATATTCGTTTGGAATTATTGAGCAACGCTGCCGTTCCTGCCATATGATTATTGACGAGAAAAATGAAAATTTCCGCCTTTCCTTCCATAGCAATCGGGCTCGCCGCTGTCTTGATTGCCATATCTTCCACAATTCTGCAGAATTGAAAGCTGCGGGAAAAGAATTCACATTTCAATACACCAACACCAATCTTCAAAATATCTGCGGCACCTGTCACGGCGCCGACAAGAATCTCTCCAACCTTTCGGCGGGGCATCGCGAAGCGGCCAAGTTGTATCACTCCGATTATCAATATTTGTCGTTCCTGTCGCCGTCCGAAGCCTGTCTTTTGTGTCATGCCAAAGGTGCCATGGTCGATCGGAATTTGACTAATATTTCCGAGGTGCCCAGTTTTGGCCGGCATCAGGGGCATCCCCTGGGGGTGCCGGTCGTGGCGAATGCCGGAGACGGTGGGTACACCGTTCGCGCTGAGATCGATCCTCGTCTGCAGCTATTTAACGGACGTATTGAATGCCAGACCTGCCATTCCCTGACCTCTTCCAATCAAGCTCTTACCGCCGCCTTTAATGATGCTTCCGAACTCTGCACCGGCTGCCATATGCGCTCCCGGCAAGGCCGATAA
- a CDS encoding ISNCY family transposase, translated as MRRLKVVHDILDRRMTQRMASSTLSLSERHVRRLVKLVREFGDGGIVHRGRGRPSNRRFPEKIKERVLSVYGKKYGDFGPTLAAEKLVAMEGIRVSRETVRQWLVAAGLWEKRRRKRGHRQWRERKGCFGEMVQMDGSHHAWLEDRGPELVLMGYIDDATNTVYGRFYDYEGTMPAMDSFKGYVRKYGLPLSVYLDKHTTYKSQRKLTAEEELEGVCEPMSQFERALDELGVKVIHAHSPQAKGRIERLFGVFQDRLVKEMRLRGIKTKAEANAFLQEYLPTFNQRFRVTPANQSDVHIRPERYFNLERSLCLKTNRTVRNDNTVAHDKKLYQIKEKVISRKVIVEERLNGSLHVISRSGVNLKYREITERPQKATPPERPGHPPKPTLPSKDHPWKRSPLKVVMRKKMYTQLTK; from the coding sequence TTGAGACGGTTGAAGGTGGTTCATGATATTTTAGACAGGCGCATGACGCAGAGAATGGCGTCGTCGACGTTGTCTCTGAGTGAGCGGCATGTCAGAAGACTTGTGAAGTTGGTGCGTGAGTTTGGGGATGGCGGTATTGTTCATCGGGGTCGTGGTCGTCCATCCAACCGGAGATTTCCGGAGAAGATAAAGGAAAGAGTGCTAAGTGTGTATGGGAAGAAGTATGGTGATTTTGGCCCGACTCTGGCGGCGGAAAAGCTTGTGGCGATGGAGGGGATACGGGTGAGCCGAGAGACTGTCAGGCAGTGGCTGGTGGCGGCTGGTCTTTGGGAGAAGAGGCGCCGGAAGCGTGGGCACCGGCAGTGGCGGGAGCGGAAGGGGTGTTTTGGGGAGATGGTTCAGATGGACGGTTCCCATCACGCCTGGCTTGAAGACCGGGGTCCGGAATTGGTTTTGATGGGTTACATAGACGACGCCACCAACACGGTCTATGGCCGGTTCTATGACTATGAGGGGACGATGCCGGCGATGGACAGTTTCAAAGGCTACGTGAGGAAGTATGGTCTTCCCTTGAGCGTCTATCTTGACAAGCACACGACGTATAAATCTCAGAGGAAGCTTACGGCGGAGGAGGAGCTGGAGGGGGTGTGTGAACCGATGAGTCAGTTTGAGAGGGCTTTGGATGAACTGGGGGTGAAGGTGATCCATGCGCATTCGCCTCAGGCCAAGGGTCGCATCGAGAGGTTGTTCGGGGTGTTTCAGGATCGGCTGGTCAAGGAGATGCGACTTCGGGGAATCAAGACCAAGGCGGAAGCCAATGCCTTTCTCCAGGAGTATCTTCCCACATTCAACCAGAGGTTCCGGGTAACGCCGGCAAACCAGAGCGATGTTCATATAAGGCCGGAGCGATACTTCAATCTGGAACGATCCCTCTGCCTCAAGACCAACCGCACGGTGAGGAATGACAACACCGTCGCCCACGACAAAAAGCTCTACCAGATCAAGGAAAAGGTTATCTCCAGGAAGGTGATCGTGGAAGAGAGGCTTAACGGCTCGTTACATGTCATCAGCCGTAGCGGGGTTAATTTGAAGTATCGTGAAATCACTGAGCGACCTCAAAAAGCGACCCCGCCTGAACGGCCCGGCCACCCTCCCAAGCCCACTCTCCCTTCTAAAGATCATCCCTGGAAACGGTCACCATTGAAGGTTGTGATGAGAAAGAAGATGTATACTCAATTAACCAAATAG
- the sprA gene encoding cell surface protein SprA, which yields MSERPLPKFARPYSTPLRVARSDFENNTLTFTGHYYKSGEYAYEYTPRSVDARAFLDYRRQLTLSQKLQESSSRALSKEQRQKEGGLLSLNIPLKSKAIESLFGEGGAGLKVSGYHLISFSGRSTWDDRASSGGFRQNKFPSLNMEQISRFDINGTIGTKISVSVSQDSKTDIPLANRIILRYKGDEDDVIKSIEAGNTTLSLPNTQFVGYSSRIQGLFGIKTAAQLGNLTLTAIASQEKGTTERNSLTAGASAKKEYIRDYQYANGKIYDLGLAQDFRTGDSILKLDIYAAVNNPYSEPDGTSARMYGNIKDTLDDSLENCIALVKRVDPETYEAFMLKVPPLLEGGKVPYVIFDVPNAGTNYEIGVWMIIRHSDNTVDTIGDISSTTYRLKLLRSRKFDSSLRTWEYLWRNVYYLGMVNIPLEGLEIKIFKGPANTEGSDANLEHQEGPLYVRIFGLDKSTRAGDTLADGLVDVYNNELINQKHGLLIFPDRRPFAPETAYSPPLAVTVPDIYNYASATEKPVTASTYYIEVSSRSRATQINLGKPNIIEGSERITVDGQQLIRDQDYEIQYDFGVVTFKKPEQIDPNANVNIDYEYSPFISAEKKTLFGIRGEYEVSDDLRIGSTFLYKSDKATDRKPKIGQETARMMVWDADASFRLKPNFLTKAANLLPLYYSEAGSSMAISGEVAQSYPNPNVDGVAYLDDFEGSRDSYSLGLMRQIWTLASKPIGLGTYNVRAKLIWYNPYKEIATTDIWKRDRDPNQQGTQTLWLVFEPHTYDRRAGGDFSDSVSHDPNAAWGGVMRYMPSGSANQERAQLLELRVFGQRGVLHIDLGEISEDVNGNGVLDTEDSTRSGQRNNILDDGEDIGLDGQPDRSEDGYRPDNLDPNGDNWYYNSTDAPDDYRFINGTEGNGSLEQTDNGKPDAEDLNLNQTADRYNRYFSYRINLADTAFLVDSTEHNGWRTFRIPIKDTASIDDLVGNPSWTSITYARLWVESLTGDSVKIGLAAADLIQSNWDDTLLRADKTSPTSSRFNVAVINTENDNYFPPSGVSGNYNKSTGYQEPEQSLLLHYDSLKVNDTGLVHRLLYDTPSLVGYRTLEMYVHGASDVRNLFFFFRVGQDSANFYEYRTMLEPGWSPLNAVKIDFNEITGLKEYYNQNHPGTNPRVDTVAGKYRIYGLPRLTQVKYVAMGVINLDSMAAPTGDVWVDELRLTGVRRDVGFAGRISVSGNVADLFTYSAGYTYKNSFFRGLSTSTRGGSSDNLGSGRTNTGYNFSINFGLDKFLPRSLGASLPVSLRYSKNVDVPLLRFGTDIILPKELRDAESSISVSKGFTLSESFNKKTWNPLFTLILNKVKANFSYNRTESTSPSTPVSLMENYHIGGRADYSIAKVPYIKPFFWTKPVPLLSKLRDNRFYFFPNSYNFSADLDRTFRLSENSSGSRTDNLTRDFRGTFRGSYKIADNLSANYGMDTRRDMSDPETVAFSFNPMKLKLGRETSFNESFGSSYTPNIVPFFTHKFNYSAAYREDIGANDSTRNVAASKSYGVSGDLNLQKLFGQSSRKKSSPIGSQGTKGKVIKVEKKNPLGGIINPFTRIMGFLTGWINPISYEFNERYNYSFIGLRQRAQLKFRFGLTDQVGVPINSGAAGTGQSAFSNKSTGYSFGSGTELFGGLKADVSFNRKIDQDLVKAMNPQKSVSTTFPDIRFNIRTMTTFRLFNPIISRFSPRTGYSRSRSENINLQTGFKSMDRTSTAYRPLISFTFDIMRGMQVNVNTDKQITDEKVINSQTGTLTTRRRNTSTSLSASTKYSFTSPSGIRFPLLGRLKFNSTMTISVSVSLRKDRDQSASGDNPLVSSGERSEFQVTPDIQYTFSSQIKGGLSARWQDSKDAANRRNSHLRELRIWVEIRF from the coding sequence ATGAGTGAGCGACCTTTACCGAAATTCGCCCGCCCTTATTCGACCCCGTTGCGCGTCGCCCGCTCTGATTTTGAAAATAACACTCTCACTTTCACCGGCCATTACTATAAATCCGGAGAGTATGCTTACGAATATACCCCGCGGTCGGTTGATGCCCGGGCTTTTCTGGATTACCGCCGGCAACTGACCCTGAGCCAGAAACTGCAGGAGAGCAGCTCTCGAGCCTTATCCAAGGAACAGAGGCAGAAAGAGGGCGGGCTTCTTTCCCTTAATATTCCGCTGAAATCAAAAGCGATTGAATCTCTTTTTGGTGAGGGGGGCGCGGGGCTTAAGGTTTCGGGATATCACCTCATTTCTTTTTCCGGACGATCCACATGGGATGATCGGGCTTCCAGCGGTGGCTTTCGCCAGAATAAATTCCCTTCACTGAATATGGAGCAGATATCCCGTTTTGATATCAATGGAACTATCGGCACCAAGATTTCGGTTTCTGTCTCTCAGGATTCCAAAACCGATATCCCTCTGGCCAACCGCATTATTCTAAGATACAAAGGCGATGAGGATGATGTCATTAAGAGCATCGAGGCCGGCAATACGACTCTCTCCCTGCCCAATACTCAATTCGTGGGGTATTCCTCTCGTATTCAGGGATTATTCGGCATTAAGACCGCCGCCCAGCTGGGAAATCTTACCCTGACGGCCATCGCCAGCCAGGAAAAAGGAACCACCGAGCGAAACTCCCTGACCGCCGGCGCCAGTGCCAAAAAGGAATATATCCGCGACTATCAATATGCCAACGGCAAAATTTATGATCTGGGCCTGGCCCAGGATTTCAGAACGGGAGACAGCATCCTAAAACTCGATATCTATGCCGCGGTTAATAATCCCTATAGCGAACCCGACGGCACCTCGGCTCGGATGTATGGTAATATCAAGGATACCCTGGATGATAGTCTTGAAAACTGCATCGCTTTAGTCAAGAGGGTTGATCCCGAAACTTATGAAGCTTTCATGTTGAAAGTCCCTCCCCTGCTGGAGGGAGGGAAAGTACCTTATGTTATATTTGATGTTCCCAACGCCGGAACCAACTATGAAATCGGCGTCTGGATGATAATCAGGCACAGCGATAACACCGTCGATACGATTGGCGATATTTCGTCCACCACTTACAGGCTCAAACTGCTCAGGAGCCGGAAGTTCGATTCAAGTCTCAGAACATGGGAATACTTGTGGCGGAATGTGTACTACCTCGGAATGGTTAATATTCCGCTTGAAGGTCTGGAAATAAAAATCTTCAAAGGACCGGCCAACACCGAAGGATCTGATGCGAATTTGGAACATCAGGAGGGTCCTTTGTATGTGAGGATTTTCGGCCTCGATAAATCCACGAGGGCAGGTGATACCTTGGCGGATGGCCTGGTTGATGTCTACAACAACGAATTGATAAATCAGAAGCACGGGCTTCTTATCTTCCCCGATCGCCGTCCCTTTGCCCCTGAAACTGCTTATTCTCCGCCTCTGGCTGTAACTGTTCCGGATATCTACAATTATGCCAGCGCAACCGAGAAACCGGTAACGGCAAGTACTTATTATATCGAGGTCTCGAGTCGTAGCCGGGCAACCCAGATCAATTTGGGCAAGCCGAATATAATCGAGGGTTCCGAGAGAATCACGGTTGATGGCCAGCAGCTTATTCGAGACCAGGACTACGAAATTCAATATGATTTCGGCGTGGTGACTTTTAAGAAGCCGGAGCAAATTGACCCCAATGCCAATGTAAATATCGATTATGAATATTCACCCTTTATTTCGGCCGAAAAGAAAACCCTTTTCGGAATTCGCGGCGAATATGAAGTCAGCGACGATCTGAGAATCGGTTCGACTTTCCTCTATAAGTCCGATAAGGCTACCGACCGAAAACCGAAAATAGGCCAGGAGACGGCCCGCATGATGGTTTGGGATGCCGACGCCAGTTTCCGGCTGAAACCGAATTTCCTGACCAAGGCCGCCAACCTGCTCCCGCTCTATTATTCCGAGGCCGGTTCAAGTATGGCCATTTCGGGCGAGGTTGCCCAATCCTATCCGAATCCCAATGTCGATGGGGTGGCTTATCTTGATGATTTTGAAGGAAGTCGCGATTCCTATTCGTTGGGGCTTATGCGCCAGATCTGGACCCTGGCGTCAAAACCGATTGGCCTGGGAACATACAATGTTCGGGCCAAATTGATCTGGTACAATCCCTACAAAGAGATTGCGACGACCGATATTTGGAAACGGGACAGGGACCCCAATCAGCAGGGGACCCAGACTCTCTGGCTTGTCTTCGAACCGCATACATACGATCGTCGCGCCGGCGGCGATTTTTCCGATTCGGTCTCCCATGATCCCAATGCCGCCTGGGGGGGAGTCATGCGTTATATGCCATCCGGTTCCGCCAACCAGGAACGGGCTCAATTGCTCGAGCTGCGAGTATTTGGCCAGCGGGGAGTCCTGCATATTGATCTGGGAGAAATCTCCGAGGATGTCAATGGAAATGGCGTGCTCGACACCGAGGATAGCACGCGTAGCGGACAAAGGAATAATATTCTCGATGACGGCGAGGATATTGGGCTTGACGGTCAGCCCGATCGGTCCGAAGACGGGTATAGGCCCGATAATCTTGATCCCAATGGGGACAATTGGTACTATAATTCCACCGACGCCCCCGATGATTATCGTTTCATCAACGGAACCGAAGGAAACGGCAGTCTGGAACAGACCGATAACGGCAAACCGGACGCCGAAGATCTCAATCTCAACCAAACTGCTGATAGGTACAATCGATATTTCTCTTATAGGATTAATCTGGCTGACACCGCTTTCCTGGTTGACAGCACCGAGCATAACGGCTGGCGCACCTTCCGCATCCCGATCAAGGATACCGCATCAATCGACGATTTGGTCGGCAATCCTTCCTGGACCAGCATTACTTATGCCCGACTCTGGGTTGAATCTCTGACGGGCGACAGTGTGAAGATCGGGCTGGCGGCCGCCGATCTGATTCAGTCCAATTGGGATGACACACTGCTCAGAGCCGACAAGACCTCCCCTACTTCCAGCCGGTTCAACGTAGCGGTCATCAACACCGAAAATGATAATTATTTCCCTCCCTCGGGGGTCAGTGGCAATTATAACAAGAGCACCGGCTATCAGGAACCGGAACAGTCGCTTCTGCTGCATTACGACAGTCTGAAAGTAAATGACACCGGTTTGGTTCACCGGCTGCTGTACGATACTCCCAGTCTGGTGGGGTACCGGACATTGGAAATGTACGTTCACGGTGCCTCGGATGTCAGAAATCTCTTCTTTTTCTTCCGGGTCGGGCAGGACAGCGCCAACTTCTATGAGTATCGTACCATGCTTGAACCCGGCTGGAGCCCCCTGAACGCCGTGAAAATTGATTTCAATGAGATTACCGGTCTTAAGGAATACTATAATCAGAATCACCCCGGCACAAATCCTCGGGTGGATACGGTCGCCGGCAAATATCGGATTTATGGCCTCCCCAGACTGACGCAGGTTAAATATGTGGCCATGGGGGTGATTAACCTGGATTCCATGGCCGCACCCACCGGCGATGTCTGGGTCGATGAATTGCGCCTGACCGGCGTCAGACGCGATGTCGGTTTCGCCGGCCGGATCTCCGTCAGCGGCAATGTGGCCGACTTGTTTACTTACAGTGCCGGCTATACTTATAAAAACAGCTTTTTCCGGGGGCTGTCCACCTCGACCCGCGGCGGGTCGTCCGATAACCTGGGAAGCGGTCGCACCAATACTGGTTATAACTTCAGTATCAATTTCGGTCTGGACAAATTCCTCCCTCGTTCATTGGGAGCCAGCCTGCCGGTCTCCCTGAGATATAGTAAGAACGTCGATGTTCCTCTTCTGCGCTTCGGAACCGATATCATCCTTCCCAAGGAACTACGCGACGCCGAGAGTTCTATAAGCGTGAGCAAGGGATTTACTCTGTCGGAGAGCTTCAATAAAAAGACCTGGAATCCCCTGTTTACTCTTATCCTCAATAAAGTCAAGGCTAATTTCTCATATAACCGGACCGAATCTACTTCTCCTTCCACTCCCGTATCTTTGATGGAGAACTACCACATCGGCGGCCGGGCCGATTACAGTATCGCTAAAGTGCCTTATATTAAGCCATTTTTCTGGACCAAACCGGTTCCACTTCTGAGTAAATTGCGCGACAACCGCTTCTATTTTTTCCCCAACTCCTATAATTTCTCGGCGGACCTGGATCGAACTTTCCGGCTTTCCGAAAACTCCAGCGGTTCCCGAACCGATAATCTTACACGCGATTTTCGCGGCACTTTCCGGGGAAGCTACAAGATTGCCGATAATTTATCGGCCAATTATGGCATGGATACGCGACGGGATATGAGCGATCCGGAGACGGTGGCTTTCAGTTTCAATCCCATGAAGTTGAAACTGGGCCGCGAGACCAGTTTCAACGAAAGCTTCGGGAGCAGTTATACACCGAATATTGTTCCATTTTTTACGCATAAGTTCAATTATTCGGCCGCCTATCGTGAAGACATCGGGGCGAATGATTCTACTCGTAATGTCGCCGCCTCCAAGTCCTATGGTGTCAGCGGAGACCTGAATCTGCAAAAACTCTTTGGCCAGTCTTCCCGGAAGAAATCTTCACCGATCGGCTCGCAGGGGACAAAAGGGAAGGTGATAAAAGTCGAGAAGAAGAATCCCCTGGGCGGGATTATTAATCCCTTTACCCGGATTATGGGTTTCCTGACCGGCTGGATAAATCCGATAAGCTATGAATTCAATGAGAGGTACAATTACTCTTTTATTGGTTTGCGGCAAAGAGCACAACTCAAGTTCCGGTTCGGCCTCACCGATCAGGTAGGCGTACCGATCAATTCCGGGGCCGCCGGAACAGGACAGTCGGCTTTCAGCAACAAAAGCACCGGGTATTCATTTGGTTCAGGAACCGAGCTTTTTGGCGGTCTCAAAGCTGATGTCAGCTTCAACCGTAAAATAGATCAGGACCTCGTCAAAGCCATGAATCCGCAGAAGTCGGTGAGCACGACTTTTCCCGATATCCGCTTCAACATCCGAACGATGACCACTTTCAGGCTATTCAATCCGATTATCAGCCGCTTCTCGCCGCGCACCGGTTACAGTCGTTCCAGGTCTGAAAACATCAACCTTCAGACCGGATTCAAATCAATGGACCGGACTTCTACCGCCTACCGGCCGTTGATTTCATTCACCTTTGACATCATGAGGGGAATGCAGGTTAATGTTAATACCGATAAGCAGATTACCGATGAGAAAGTAATTAATTCCCAGACCGGGACATTGACCACACGCAGAAGAAATACTTCCACTTCGCTGTCGGCTTCCACCAAGTACTCCTTTACCTCGCCGTCCGGTATCAGATTTCCGCTGCTTGGCCGGCTGAAATTCAATTCCACGATGACCATCTCCGTCAGTGTTTCGCTGCGCAAGGACAGAGACCAGAGCGCCAGCGGCGATAATCCGCTCGTATCCTCGGGCGAGCGTTCCGAATTTCAGGTGACACCGGATATACAGTATACCTTCTCATCCCAGATCAAAGGCGGCTTGAGCGCCCGCTGGCAGGATAGCAAGGACGCTGCCAATCGGAGAAACTCGCATCTCAGGGAACTCCGCATCTGGGTCGAGATCCGTTTCTAA